TCAGCGGCTGGTTCTCCGCTTGGGATAATTTCACATGGTGCTTAAATATCGTGGATGGAGAAAATAAATAATAAAACAAAAACTCTCTTAATCTAGATGGATTAGGAGAGTTTTTTATTATCGTTAAGTAATTCTTGTGCGATCAATTTATATGATTCAATTCGATCAACCGGTGAATAAGCAATAGTCAAAATCATAAATTCATTTACTTGATATTTCGCTTGCAAATTAACAAGTGCTTGTCCAATTTCTTTTGGACTGCCTATGAGCATTTTCTCTTTCATTTCATCTAACATTATTCTGTCTTTTTCATTTAGGTTAACGGCTTTTGCTTCCTCATATGAAGGGACTGTTTTTCCTTCCCCCTTTGCACTCAATAATTGCCAGATTAGAGTGCTGTATGCTATTTTTTCTGCCTTTTCCGTCGTCTCAGCACAGATTACCGGTATAGTAACTAGCACCTCTGGAGAATCTTCCTTTTGCTTTGGTTGAAAAGTGTTCCGATAGGATTGAATAATCTCTGCTCCATCCAGTTCGCTCATAAATTGTCCAAATGCGTAGGATAAACCAAATCGAGCAGCAAGTTCTGCGCTTTTTTGACTGGTCCCAAGCATCCATGGAACTGGTGTTGCTTTTGGCATCGGGGAGGCAGTCACCTTTGAAAAAAGATGATCTTTAGGGAAATCTTGATGAAAGAAATGAAGTAGCTCTTCGACTAACTCAGGCATCTTATAAACCTGCTGCAAAAAATTGTCCGATAAAGCATTTGTTGCTTCAGCAGAACCACCTGGAGAGCGACCTATCCCAATGTCAATTCGATTTGGAAATAGTGTCGCTAGCATATTATATACTTCTGCCACCTTATACGGCTTATAATGTGGCAATAAAACTGCGCCACATCCTAAACGAATATGTTTTGTGTGAGCCCCAATATAACTAATCATCACCTCAGGAGCTGAACAAGCAAGTCCCGGTAAATCATGATGCTCGCTAATCCAAAACCTTGTATAACCTAGTTCTTCTCCAATGCGAGCTAAATTCATTGATTCATCTAATGCTTCTTTCGCTGTTTGATTTGAAGAGATGGGGGATTGATCTAAAATGCTTAATTTCATCATAGACACCGCCTAATGTTTTACTTCCACTAAACTTAATTTATAATCTGCTACCTGGTCCTTTTCGTATAAATTTGTAATTGAAGTGGAGTAGTTTTGTATCGTTCCTCTGAAAGCTAAATTACGTTCTGCCACTTTCACATTAAAGCTTCCTTCATAGAGCAAGACAGCAATATCATGATAATCTTCGCTCGTTACTTTAAACTTTATATCAATTTTGTACAATCCGTTTTCATGATTCTCTATATAGCTCTCCACTGGAATCACACGGTCATTTAATAATATTTCCTTTACCAAAATAACGCCTCCTCATATTAGTCCTTCTAATGGGAATCATAGCACTGCTAAAAGAAACGGTAAATAAAAAGGAACTACAACTAAAATACTGTAAACTCGATTAGTGATTATGTTGATTGTCGAACAGAAGGATAAGTATAGCCAGAATGAACAATATAATCATCGGGTATGAGCAGAAAATTAGTATTTCCATATAATTGCCTTTATACTTATGATTTGTTGCTTTTTTATTTCTATTAAAGAAATATTAAGGAGCATGAGAAAGTGTAATAAAGGAGATAGAAAAATGACAAAAAATGTATTAGTTATTAAAGCAAATAATCGTCCAGACGGTGTTTCAACAAAAATGTATGAAACATTTGTTGCTGAGGCAAATCAAATCGAAGGTGTTCAAGTAACAACTTTTGATGTGTTTGAAGAAAATATGCCGTATTTTGGACAAACACTATTCAATGCATTCGGTAAATTGCAAAACAATGAAGAATTGAATGAAGCAGAAGCAGCAACAGTTGCAGCGAGACAAAAATCTATGGATGCAATTAAAGCAGCAGATGTTGTAGTATGGGCATTCCCATTATGGAACTTAACAATCCCAGCTGCACTTCAAACTTTTATTGATTACACATATGCTTCAGGATTCTCATTCAAATACAATGAAGAAGGACAATTAGTTAGTCTGTTAACTGATAAAAAGACGATTATCTTATCAGCGCGCGGTGGTTACTATTCAACACCTGAATCTGCTCCACTTGAAATGGCACATACATACATTAAAAATGTAGCATGTGGTGTTTACGGAATGGAATTACTAGAAGAAGTAGTAATCGAGGGTCATAATGCAGAACCTCAAAGAGCAGAACAAATTATTGCTGAAGGATTAGAAAAAGTTAAACAATCAGCACAATTGTTAAAAGCAGTAACTGCTTAAAAAATAAAAAAGGTTATGCCAAGAATCCTTAGATTTAGGCATAACCTTTTTCAGTTTTTTAAAGTATAAAAGAATGGGGAATTCCCATTCTTTTGCATTATCTCACTAGTTCTTGTTCTAATTTTGCAACGACTTCTGCAACATACTCTTCTGATAAGTTATGTTTTGCTACATAGCGATTGCGTGGATCTTTTGTACATTCAATTGTACAACCACCAAGGTGTTTTGCTTCGTTCTCCTCTGATGCAAGAATTTGCTTATTGCATTCAGGGCTTGCACAATTAATGTAACGTTCACATGGTGTGCCGTCATAATGGTCACGACCTACTACAACATGCTCCACTTGGTTAATTGGAACAGTTAAACGTTCGTCAAACACATACATTTGACCATCCCATAGCTGGCCTTTAGCAACGGGGTCTTTACTATAAGTAGCAATTCCGCCGTGTAATTGACCAACTTCTTCACCAATACCTTCACGCATTAACCATCCTGAGAATTTCTCACAACGTATACCACCTGTGCAATATGTTAAAACGCGTTTACCTTCGAATAACTCTTTGTTGTCAAGAATCCATTGTGGTGTATCGCGGAATGTTTCAACCTCTGGACGAATTGCTCCACGGAAATGACCAACATCATATTCATAAGTGTTACGTACATCTAATACAATAGTATCTTCACGCTGCATTTCCTCAAAGAATTCTTGTGGGGAAAGGTAACGGCCAGTAATTTCATGTGGATTAATATCTTCTGGTAAGCTTAAGTTAACAAGTTCTGGACGTGGGCGACAGTGCATTTTCTTGAATGCATGACCTTCTGCTTCATCCACTTTGAAGACAATCCCTTTAAATAAAGGATGGTTTTTCATGTATTCCATATAAGTATTTGTATCTTCAACGGTACCTGAAACAGTACCATTAATACCTTCATGTGCTACAAGAATACGACCTTTTAAGTTGATTGACTTACAATACTCTAAGTGCTCTGCTGCAAATTCTGCAGGGTTTTCAATGTGATTGTAAAAATAATACAATAAAACTTGATATTCCATATTTTCTCCACCTATCATTAATATTTGCAGGATATTCCTGATGGTGAACTTCTACATAATGAAGAAATTCATTGCGTTACAACCTTATAGTATGTTTATTTCGTTATGATTAAATACTCCAAAGTAGCAACCTTATAAACATAACATATTTAAAGTAATTAGTTTATCGGTCATAGGTCCGAAGTTTTATCCAATATTAAGGAGAATAGAATATCTAGGACTAGAAACTACTGACATGAAAATTTCGTATATGTAAACAAGGAAAGAAGAGGTGATTAAATGTTTAATCGTCATCTAATAGTTGCGTTTATAATACTAGGATTTAGTTTTCTACTATTATTAGTTGCTGGTGGAGTCATGCTTTATGAAAAATTAGCTGTAACCGATACATATCAAGTTTTTATTACTGGTTGGGTCATGACTTTGTTTTTAATTTTGGCAGGAATTACGCTATGCCTCTTTTTCCTATATCAAATCATTGTTATTACATTTATCAATCCAAGTAAACTAAAAAAGAAGATTGTATTCCGATGGAGAATAGTTGGCGTAGCGGTATTGTTTGTCACATTATTTTTAATAAATCGAACATCATCGTTTGTTTTCAGCAATGTTCAAGATATGAAAGATTACGAAAATGGAGATTTAGGTGTAGAAAATTTAAGAATTGTTGATATTTATAAAGGAAATCAAACGATATCACGTATTATTGAAACTGAAAAAGGTGATTTTTATATGCCATGGTATGTACACCAAATAGAAGAAGGGAATATGTATCGCTTTACCTATTTGAAACGTTCAAAACATATTTTAAATATTGAAGATATACATTGAGAAGTGGTTATTAGAAAATTCCAAAAATATATAGAATACAAAGAACTGGTATGTTATAGTGGATAAAATAAAACGGACGTAAGAAGGAACCAAATTGTGAGAGAAGTGTAGTTTGTGACTTTATTCTTTACATATCTAATCGTTGGTCTAACGATTGCAATGCCGGTTGGAGCAATAACTGTTGAAATGACGAAGCAAGGCTTGAAGAAAGGCTTTATGCACGGCTGGGCTGTAGGGCTTGGCGGAATGACTGTGGACGCAGTACTTATCCTTTTGTTATATATGGGATTTGCCTCTTTACTTGCAATACCTATGATTCAAATACCGTTATGGCTAATCGGTGCGGTATTTCTTATTTTTCTTGGATATGATTCTATTAAAAATTCTGATAAAGACATTGTTTTGTCTGGAGAACAGGTCAATCAGTCATTTATTCGGACATATCTTAATGGATTGCTAGTAGCCGTTTCTCCTGGAAATGTTGTCTTTTGGATTTCAGTATTTGGCGCAGTTTTATCGAACACTTATGATGAAACTGAAACGACCAGCTTTTTAATTGTTGGTGCTGGGATTTTATCAGGGATACTTCTACATGATATTGGTTTATTATCGATTGTATCCATCACTAGAAAGGTAATGAGCCGTAGTATGATTAAATGGGTATCAGTAGTAGCAGGTATCATCTTAATCTGCTTTGCTGGGTACTTCTTATATGAGTTTGTGATCGCAATATCTGGGTTAATTAGTTAAATCAATTGAAATAAAATCGTACTTCCTTATTGAAAAGGGTGAGATGAGTACGATTTTTTTGGTTCTGATAGAAAGATGAAACCTCGTACATCTTTTACTTTTGTATTAAAAATAAAGTGAACACACTCAAGTTCTCCAAAGGGAAAGAGCTTCAATCATAGAAAATATTCACAAAATAAATAGATTCAACTATAATTGCCTAAAGAACATAAAAATGAATATTAGACAAATAGGTTTCTTAAATGATCTTTAATAGCCAGCTCATTTAAGACTAAGAGGGAAGTTGGTGCAAGTCCAACACGGTCCCGCCACTGTAAGCGAGTAGGAAGGTTAACAAAAATCCACTGTGTTTTTTAAACATGGGAAGGAATAACCACCCAATGATTCGTAAGTCAGGAGACCTGCCTATTTGTATTTTAAACTTCCTCGAGGATAGGAGTGTTTGAAGAGCAGGTAATCATAGATGAATCGTTTTTAATCTTGATGATTGCAGATGACTTTGCTTCTCAAAAGAGATTAGCAATCATTAAGCCTTTATACGAACGCTTTCCCTCGTGGAGAGCGTTTTTTGTTGTGAAAAATTAGGAGGCGATTAAATATGAAACAATTTGTAAGAAAATATGGATTTTTAAGTTTTGTTCTTCTGCTTATTTTAAGTATAGCAACAGGTTGCGGCGTTCAAGAACAAACGATTAATGGGGAAGAATCAACATTAAATAATAATATTGAACATCAAAATGACAATTCAATATTCCCAGTAACAATCATAGATGATGCTAATCGCGAAGTAGTTATTGAAAAGGAACCTGAATCAATCGTATCGATTCAAGCTAGTAATACAGAAATCGCCTTTGCCCTAGGTTTAGGAGAGAAAATCATCGGTGTATCAGATTACTGTAATTATCCAGAACAAGCATTAGACATTACAAAAGTTGGGGGACAAGACATTAAGGCAGAAGTAGTTTTCTCTCTTCTTCCTGATATAGCCTTGGTAACAGATTATCATTACAATACACATCCCGATTTATTGAAGCAATTTGAAGAAGCAGGAATTGACGTCATTGTGGTTGGTAGCGCCACATCCTTTGAGGATGTTTATAGCAATATCGAGATGATTGCCTCAGCTACTGGAACTCAAGATGTAGCCGAAGAGATAATTACAGATATGAAAGAACGTCATCAAGCGATTAAAGATAAAGCAAAGGCATCTATCACGGATCAAAAAAAGGTTTGGGTAGAGGTTTCTCCTGCTCCAGATATTTTCACAACGGGTACAAATACATTTATGCATGAAATGCTAGAGTCAATTCATGCGATAAATGTTGCAGAAGACCATGAAGGTTGGGTAAAGCTAAATGAAGAAGAAATAGTTCAATTAAATCCAGATGTAATAATTACTACCTATGGCTACTATATTGATAATCCTAAAGAACAAGTATTATCCCGGGAAGGATGGGCAGAAGTTTCAGCGGTTAAAAATGGGCTTGTGTTTGACGTTGATAACGATACCGTTACAAGACCAGGTCCTCGTTTAATAGAAGGAGTTGAAACCCTTGCGGAATTTATTTATCCAGAGGTTTTTAGTCAATAAAATAGGGTGGCTATATATTGGTAGCATCCTACTTTTAATTAGTTCAATCCTTCTTGGTCTGTTTGTTAGTAGTGTAACGATACCGGTATCGACGATTTTACAGATCCTATCTGAAAAAATATTTCATATTGGATGGCTAAATGAAATACCAATAAACGAAGAAATGATTATATGGAATATCCGATTTCCTAGAGTGATTTTAGCACTTTGTGTAGGGGCATCTCTTTCGTTGGCAGGTGCTGCCTTTCAAGGACTTTTACGAAACCCTCTAGCTGATCCATATACGATAGGTGTCTCTTCGGGTGCTTCTCTTGGTGCGGTCATTGTACTATTTTTTCAAATTACTATCATTGGACTAGGAAGTTTTACACTACCGATTATAGCGATTATAAGTGGGTTAATCACACTTCTTATCGTTTTTGGGCTAGTTCGATTAAGCAGCAGAAGTTTAGCGATTGAAACCATTATCCTAGCTGGGATTATCGTAGGTTCGTTTATTGGCGCCCTTGTTTCACTCCTAATTTCATTAGGTGATCGAGATGCAATGACTCAAATTATTTATTGGCTCTATGGCAGTGTGGGAATGAGAGGCTGGAATTACGTTCAATTAATAGTGCCATTTATGTTCGTAGGTACAGTCTTATTAATCTATCACTTTCGTGAATTAAATGCTCTTGCACTAGGGGAGGAAGCAGCCGATCACATTGGGGTAAATGTTAAAAAGGGGAAAACTCTCGTATTAATCGGTGCTTCTTTATTAACAGGAGCCGCAGTGGCTGTTTCAGGGTCAATCGGTTTTGTGGGACTGGTTATTCCCCACGTAGTACGTCTTGTAGTTGGACCGAATCATCGCCATGTCTTACCACTTTCCTTCCTTGTAGGAGGAGCATTTTTAATATTGGCGGACTTATTGGCAAGAACGATTATAGCCCCACAAGAGCTACCTATTGGAGTGATAACGGCCTTAATTGGTGCACCTGTATTTGCTGGCCTATTAATCCGAGAAAGAATATCGAGGGGGAAAACGGTATGATCAGCATTCAAAAGCTATTTGGTGGCTATGCTAATTCCTCAGTTATTAAAGGTATTGATATTGAAGTGAAGAAAGGAGAATTTTTTGCACTACTAGGGCCGAATGGCAGTGGAAAAACAACATTGTTTAAGCTGATTACAGGTCAATTACCAATTACTAGTGGAGAAATTCTTTTATCCGGACATACAATCTCCTCTTATTCAAAACTGGAGAAGGCAAAGAAGGTTGCTGTATTGACACAAGAAATCCAAGTATCCTTTGATTATACAGTGGAAGAAATCGTAAGTCTTGGACGTTATCCGCATCAGAAGGGATTAATAAAGAAGCTATCGAAGGCAGATTGGAATGTTATTGAAGAGGTAATGGAGATTACGAAAGTAGGTGCCTTTCGAAAGAAACAGTTTCGGTCAATTAGTGGCGGTGAAAAGCAAAGGGTATTGTTAGCTAAAGCATTAGCACAGGAACCGGAGCTTTTATTATTAGATGAACCGACGAATCACTTAGACATTAAACATACATTTCAAATATTGGATTTACTAAAGGAACGTCAACGAACGATGGGGTTAACCATCTTTGCAATTCTTCATGATTTAAACGTAGCATCCTTATATGCCGATCGTTTCGGTTTGCTAAACGACGGGAGACTTTTAGACATTGGCGATGTGGACGTATTAAGAAATGAAGAACAGTTAAGGGAAGTGTATGAGGTACAGGTAAATACCCAAACTCATCCAACCATTCCGAAGCCGCAATTATTAATGACGCCTAAATATGCGATGTCAAAGGACAAAACTAGTTTTCATCAATTATATAATATCCATCAAACAGCTGAACAAACGCATATCGAATTTGACCATCCATTAAGAACAATATCAAACTCAACATATGTCGATGGCATTCAATGGATAAAAGATTTTTATATTTCGAATAATGAGAGTAAATTGAAAGACTTAATCCATTCAAGTAAACAAGCAGCTGTAACGACTATCGACCAACCTGAAAATACAATCATAATAAAGAAGGAAATTGAAAATATTCAAATGTTGATTATTACGGCATTTGATGTTCATAACTTCACAAACAATGGGCGGCTTGATGGGACTAAATCGTTAGGGAAAATAATTACGAAGCTATTTATAGATGATCATTTTACAGATGGAGCCATTGTTCAAGGACTTATGTTTGCATTATCAGGAAGAGAGAAAGCGATGCAAAATGTAGATTCAAAGGTTAAGAACGTTGGATCTTTCTTAACCGAACCTCTAGTTTTTGGTGTAACACAGAGAGGAACGAAAATTGCTACTCAGGAACTTGAAAATAAGCTCGGTAAAGCAATTGAAGAGGTTATATATAGTACAACCGATGAAATGATAAAAAGATGTTTGCAAAAAGAAAATTCATAAAGGGGGATAACGTTTGGTAAAACGAATTGTTATTGCAGGTACAGGAAGCGGTGTTGGAAAAACAACGCTGACAATCGGCATAATGGCAGCTTTAAAGAAGAAAGGCTTAACGGTACAAGGCTTTAAATGTGGACCGGATTATATTGATCCAACTTATCATACTGCGGTCACAAAACGAGCATCCCGAAATTTAGATAGCTGGATGCTTTCAAAAGAGCGAGTGCTGGAAGTATTCATGCATGGAAGTCAAGGAAGTGATATTTCTGTTATAGAAGGGGTTATGGGCTTTTATGACGGGAAAAATCCTGAGTCCAATGAAGGAAGTACAGCGGAAATTAGCATGATTATAAAAAGTCCTGTTATCCTCGTAGTAAATTGTGAAAGTATGGCTCGGAGTGTAGCCGCAATAGTGAAAGGTTTTCAAATGTTCTCAGAAGGTCCAAAACTAGCAGCAGTAATTGCCAATAAAGTTGGAAGCGAAGGACATTATCAGCTTGTTAAAAAAGCGATAGAGCAAGAGTGTGGGATACCAGTAATCGGTTATGTTAAGCGAGACATGGATATTAAAATTCCAGAAAGACATCTTGGATTGATCCCATCAATTGAAAGAGGCGAGCTTGAACCATTTTTTGAAAAGATGGGAGATCTCATTGCTGAAACAATCGATTTAGAAAAATTGTTAGAAATAGCTGAAGCTGAACCATTTAAGGTAAGCGAAACATCTTCTCTGTTTAAAAATTCAATAGAAAAGATTGTGAGAATTGCCGTAGCAAAGGATGCTGCTTTTAACTTTTATTACCCTGAAAACTTAGAAATGATGGAAGCAAAGGGAGTAGAACTTGTGTATTTCTCACCTCTTGATGATGAGGAATTACCGACTGATGTGGAAGGACTTTATATTGGTGGAGGATTTCCCGAGGAGTTTGCTTGCAAGCTTGAAAAAAATGAAAAGTCCAAACACTCAATAAAGCGAGCCATTGAAAAAGGACTCCCAACCCTTGCTGAATGTGGGGGATTCATGTATTTAACAGAATCTATCGAAACAACAGACAAAAAACAATACGAAATGGTAGGAGTCATTCCTGGAAAAGTTCAAATGCAGCAAAGATTAGCTGCACTAGGATATAGAGAAATCCATGGATTAAATTCAAATTATCTACTTGCAGACTTAACAGCACGGGGACATGAGTTTCATTACTCTACTTATCAAAACTTAGAGGAAAATAGATTATATGCATACGAGACAAGAGGGATGCGCGGTGTAAACAAAGAAGGATACCTAACTCAAAATCTTGTGGCTGGTTATACGCATTTCCATTTTGCCTCTAACCCAGCTGTAGTAGATAACTGGATAAGTAAATGTCTTCAATATAAGAAAAATGTATCTTTTCTATCTTTTGAATAAATCAACTAAAAATATAAGGGGAGATGGGGGAAATGGAAAATCAAACGAACAAAAAGGGATTAACACTTGTATTTACTGGTGATGGAAAAGGAAAGACAACATCGGCAATTGGTTTAGCTGTACGAGCAGTAGGAAGAGGTATGAAAGTGAAAATCCTCCAGTTTATTAAATCGCCACAGCGCTCTTATGGGGAACAAATAGCACTAAAAAAAATTGGTGTAGAGATGGTTCAGCTAGGGATTGGTTTTACATGGACAAAAACACCTGAGGAGCATAGGGAAGCATTAAAGAAGGCTTGGCCAATTGCAAAGGAAGCAGTAATGAGTGGGGAGTTTGATGTTGTTATTTTAGATGAGCTAAATAATGCTCTTGCAATTGATAAATTTCCAATTGAGGATGTATTACCTTTAAACGAAGTCATTGAATTAATAAAAAATAAGCCAGAGCATGTTCATCTCGTTATAACGGGGAGAGGTGCTAAACAAGAAGTGAAAGATATTGCGGACCTTGTTTCTGTAATTGATGCGGAGAAACATTATTATGATGAAGGTATTCCTGCAGTAAAAGGAATAGAGTTTTAGATTGGTATGATCTATTAAAATTTTGCTAAAAGAAGAAATGAATGAAATGGACAAATCTCACCAAGGGTAAAGGCTAGGAGTGAAATCATGGGAAAAGTAATTCCGTTAATGATTCAAGGAACCCATTCGGATGCTGGAAAAAGCTCTATTGTAGCAGCCTTATGTAGGATTTTTCATCAAGACGGTTATAAAACAGCACCATTTAAGTCTCAAAATATGGCTTTAAATTCATACATTACAGTTGACGGGAAAGAAATTGGAAGGGCGCAAGGTGTGCAAGCAGAAGCTGCAGGTATC
Above is a genomic segment from Lysinibacillus sp. PLM2 containing:
- the ykvR gene encoding hypothetical protein, with protein sequence MVKEILLNDRVIPVESYIENHENGLYKIDIKFKVTSEDYHDIAVLLYEGSFNVKVAERNLAFRGTIQNYSTSITNLYEKDQVADYKLSLVEVKH
- the azoR3 gene encoding FMN-dependent NADH-azoreductase 3, which encodes MTKNVLVIKANNRPDGVSTKMYETFVAEANQIEGVQVTTFDVFEENMPYFGQTLFNAFGKLQNNEELNEAEAATVAARQKSMDAIKAADVVVWAFPLWNLTIPAALQTFIDYTYASGFSFKYNEEGQLVSLLTDKKTIILSARGGYYSTPESAPLEMAHTYIKNVACGVYGMELLEEVVIEGHNAEPQRAEQIIAEGLEKVKQSAQLLKAVTA
- a CDS encoding UPF0176 protein, whose translation is MEYQVLLYYFYNHIENPAEFAAEHLEYCKSINLKGRILVAHEGINGTVSGTVEDTNTYMEYMKNHPLFKGIVFKVDEAEGHAFKKMHCRPRPELVNLSLPEDINPHEITGRYLSPQEFFEEMQREDTIVLDVRNTYEYDVGHFRGAIRPEVETFRDTPQWILDNKELFEGKRVLTYCTGGIRCEKFSGWLMREGIGEEVGQLHGGIATYSKDPVAKGQLWDGQMYVFDERLTVPINQVEHVVVGRDHYDGTPCERYINCASPECNKQILASEENEAKHLGGCTIECTKDPRNRYVAKHNLSEEYVAEVVAKLEQELVR
- a CDS encoding amino acid transporter, translating into MTLFFTYLIVGLTIAMPVGAITVEMTKQGLKKGFMHGWAVGLGGMTVDAVLILLLYMGFASLLAIPMIQIPLWLIGAVFLIFLGYDSIKNSDKDIVLSGEQVNQSFIRTYLNGLLVAVSPGNVVFWISVFGAVLSNTYDETETTSFLIVGAGILSGILLHDIGLLSIVSITRKVMSRSMIKWVSVVAGIILICFAGYFLYEFVIAISGLIS
- the yvrC_1 gene encoding putative ABC transporter substrate-binding lipoprotein YvrC, producing MKQFVRKYGFLSFVLLLILSIATGCGVQEQTINGEESTLNNNIEHQNDNSIFPVTIIDDANREVVIEKEPESIVSIQASNTEIAFALGLGEKIIGVSDYCNYPEQALDITKVGGQDIKAEVVFSLLPDIALVTDYHYNTHPDLLKQFEEAGIDVIVVGSATSFEDVYSNIEMIASATGTQDVAEEIITDMKERHQAIKDKAKASITDQKKVWVEVSPAPDIFTTGTNTFMHEMLESIHAINVAEDHEGWVKLNEEEIVQLNPDVIITTYGYYIDNPKEQVLSREGWAEVSAVKNGLVFDVDNDTVTRPGPRLIEGVETLAEFIYPEVFSQ
- the yvrB_1 gene encoding putative ABC transporter permease protein YvrB — its product is MRNLFIQRFLVNKIGWLYIGSILLLISSILLGLFVSSVTIPVSTILQILSEKIFHIGWLNEIPINEEMIIWNIRFPRVILALCVGASLSLAGAAFQGLLRNPLADPYTIGVSSGASLGAVIVLFFQITIIGLGSFTLPIIAIISGLITLLIVFGLVRLSSRSLAIETIILAGIIVGSFIGALVSLLISLGDRDAMTQIIYWLYGSVGMRGWNYVQLIVPFMFVGTVLLIYHFRELNALALGEEAADHIGVNVKKGKTLVLIGASLLTGAAVAVSGSIGFVGLVIPHVVRLVVGPNHRHVLPLSFLVGGAFLILADLLARTIIAPQELPIGVITALIGAPVFAGLLIRERISRGKTV
- the cbiA gene encoding cobyrinate a,c-diamide synthase, whose translation is MVKRIVIAGTGSGVGKTTLTIGIMAALKKKGLTVQGFKCGPDYIDPTYHTAVTKRASRNLDSWMLSKERVLEVFMHGSQGSDISVIEGVMGFYDGKNPESNEGSTAEISMIIKSPVILVVNCESMARSVAAIVKGFQMFSEGPKLAAVIANKVGSEGHYQLVKKAIEQECGIPVIGYVKRDMDIKIPERHLGLIPSIERGELEPFFEKMGDLIAETIDLEKLLEIAEAEPFKVSETSSLFKNSIEKIVRIAVAKDAAFNFYYPENLEMMEAKGVELVYFSPLDDEELPTDVEGLYIGGGFPEEFACKLEKNEKSKHSIKRAIEKGLPTLAECGGFMYLTESIETTDKKQYEMVGVIPGKVQMQQRLAALGYREIHGLNSNYLLADLTARGHEFHYSTYQNLEENRLYAYETRGMRGVNKEGYLTQNLVAGYTHFHFASNPAVVDNWISKCLQYKKNVSFLSFE
- a CDS encoding cob(I)alamin adenosyltransferase, translating into MGEMENQTNKKGLTLVFTGDGKGKTTSAIGLAVRAVGRGMKVKILQFIKSPQRSYGEQIALKKIGVEMVQLGIGFTWTKTPEEHREALKKAWPIAKEAVMSGEFDVVILDELNNALAIDKFPIEDVLPLNEVIELIKNKPEHVHLVITGRGAKQEVKDIADLVSVIDAEKHYYDEGIPAVKGIEF